The following proteins come from a genomic window of Flavobacteriales bacterium:
- a CDS encoding UvrD-helicase domain-containing protein, which produces MFKVIRSSAGAGKTHALVKHYLVLCLRSGNASAYRQVLALTFTNKAASEMRDRAVEYLRKLAARDTGEGRMRDVMDALVQQAGADEAEIGQRADATLRHMLHHFGDVAISTIDAFTRRVARPFARDLRLDQALRMTTDADWYRDRAVDALIAEAGIDREVTRLLVEACDQLLDDEQKWDPAVRLRLLIGELDKERSIEPLKALSQLDAQTAALLRAKLRDGMKASQESIRAAGSSAVAVLDGVGVPDDAWAQGVKGIPTYLRRIAAFDGTWVKEGKLALKAIEKDQLHSNKADAEAKARIAASAHDLRERFASAHEALVTAQRRYFLLRAMRRELPTAFALHELNRHLEQIKHDDGVAFFSDLTRRVAEVVRNEPAPWILERVGERYLHFLLDEFQDTSLLQWQCLLPLIDNALAKGGSAFIVGDAKQAIYRWRNGEAQLLTDFPQLHASSHSEHDRGYEASLRRHYVEGERLVTNRRSARAIIEFNNSLFDALPAMLPEHLRKAYDQQRQQAQGDAQGLVRIRVLPADLKGADALEAQERFLLESAQAALSDGFKPGDIAVLVRGGTMGKRCVEWLKHAGHAVSSPDGGKLISSDGAQAIIDLLRVIHARDECAAARALQRMHRLQAPAGAQQVNPFPVSRKGIVMERIDAWLREHGRPTLRTTITALLERLAFALGLDPALDGQLLALLDEAHGFGLEHGQDIAAFVEHWDRKGGERSADAGASPDAVQVLTIHKAKGLEFPVVIVPATQMRSGKLKGERLWIDARELLPELPLALISDGSPMHEAGVPELVEEEHLRLLDDINLLYVAFTRPKQRLLACARTDKADPVTKQLISWLEPQLQGEWFTSGSASPPWQAQLAPSVEVLRASTYTTPRDLPLRFEAPESWDLSDPDPLRRYGILVHDALSRVAIADDLPTALGAMLREGTIDQAERESLHARLEPLLLSDALAPWFAPGLRVRNEASIITANGHALRPDRIVLDGKAARVLDIKTGAASPSHHDQVRGYMELLTELGHAPVEGALLYTRDGRVEIVHPR; this is translated from the coding sequence ATGTTCAAGGTGATCCGCAGCAGCGCCGGCGCAGGCAAAACGCACGCCCTGGTGAAGCACTATCTGGTGCTTTGCCTGCGCAGCGGCAATGCGTCGGCCTACCGCCAGGTGCTCGCGCTCACCTTCACCAATAAGGCCGCTTCCGAAATGCGCGACCGGGCGGTGGAGTACCTGCGCAAGCTCGCCGCACGAGACACAGGCGAGGGCCGCATGCGCGATGTAATGGATGCGCTGGTGCAGCAAGCCGGGGCCGACGAGGCCGAGATCGGGCAACGGGCCGATGCCACCCTGCGCCACATGCTGCACCATTTCGGCGATGTGGCCATCAGCACCATCGATGCGTTCACCCGGCGCGTCGCCAGGCCCTTCGCGCGCGACCTCCGATTGGATCAGGCGCTGCGCATGACCACCGATGCCGACTGGTACCGCGACCGCGCCGTTGACGCCCTGATCGCCGAAGCCGGCATCGACCGCGAGGTGACCCGATTGCTGGTGGAGGCTTGCGACCAATTGCTCGATGACGAACAGAAATGGGATCCCGCCGTGCGCCTTAGGCTGCTGATCGGCGAACTCGACAAGGAGCGCTCCATCGAGCCGCTCAAGGCCTTGAGCCAGCTCGATGCGCAAACGGCCGCATTGCTGCGCGCGAAGCTGCGCGATGGGATGAAGGCGTCACAGGAGAGCATCCGCGCAGCGGGCAGTAGTGCGGTTGCCGTGCTCGATGGCGTGGGTGTGCCGGACGATGCGTGGGCCCAAGGCGTCAAGGGCATCCCCACCTACCTGAGGAGGATCGCCGCCTTCGACGGCACGTGGGTCAAGGAGGGCAAGCTCGCGCTGAAGGCCATTGAGAAGGATCAATTGCACAGCAACAAGGCCGATGCCGAGGCGAAGGCGCGGATCGCGGCGTCCGCGCACGACCTGCGCGAGCGGTTCGCTTCGGCGCATGAGGCCCTGGTCACGGCCCAGCGGCGCTACTTCCTGCTGCGTGCCATGCGACGTGAGCTGCCCACCGCCTTCGCCCTGCACGAGCTGAACCGCCATTTGGAGCAGATCAAGCACGACGATGGCGTGGCCTTCTTCAGCGACCTCACCCGGCGCGTGGCTGAGGTGGTCCGCAACGAGCCTGCGCCCTGGATCCTGGAGCGCGTGGGCGAACGCTACCTCCACTTCCTGCTCGATGAGTTCCAGGACACGAGCCTGCTGCAGTGGCAATGCCTGCTGCCGCTCATCGACAACGCCCTCGCCAAAGGCGGAAGCGCCTTCATCGTGGGCGATGCGAAGCAGGCCATCTACCGCTGGCGCAATGGCGAGGCACAGCTGCTCACCGATTTCCCGCAGCTTCATGCCAGCAGCCACAGCGAACATGACCGCGGATACGAAGCATCCCTCCGCCGCCATTACGTGGAAGGCGAGCGCCTGGTGACCAACCGGCGCTCGGCGCGCGCGATCATCGAGTTCAACAATTCGCTCTTCGATGCGCTCCCAGCCATGCTGCCGGAGCACCTGCGCAAGGCGTACGACCAGCAGCGACAACAAGCGCAGGGCGATGCACAAGGGCTGGTGCGCATCCGGGTGCTGCCGGCCGACCTGAAAGGAGCCGATGCCCTGGAGGCCCAGGAGCGATTCCTGCTGGAATCGGCGCAGGCCGCGCTCTCCGACGGGTTCAAGCCAGGTGACATCGCGGTGCTGGTGCGCGGCGGAACCATGGGCAAGCGCTGCGTGGAATGGCTGAAGCACGCCGGGCACGCGGTGAGCTCACCCGATGGCGGCAAGCTCATCAGCAGCGACGGCGCCCAAGCGATCATCGACCTGCTGCGCGTGATCCATGCCCGCGATGAATGCGCCGCCGCACGCGCATTGCAGCGCATGCATCGATTGCAGGCACCCGCCGGCGCCCAGCAGGTGAACCCGTTCCCCGTTTCGCGGAAGGGCATCGTCATGGAGCGGATCGACGCCTGGCTGCGCGAACACGGGCGCCCCACCCTGCGCACCACCATCACGGCGCTCCTGGAGCGATTGGCCTTCGCCCTCGGCCTCGATCCCGCGCTCGATGGGCAGCTGCTGGCCCTGCTCGATGAGGCGCACGGCTTCGGCCTGGAGCACGGGCAGGACATCGCGGCCTTCGTCGAGCATTGGGACCGCAAAGGCGGTGAGCGCTCGGCGGACGCGGGCGCATCGCCCGATGCCGTGCAAGTGCTCACGATACACAAGGCCAAAGGCCTCGAATTCCCGGTGGTGATCGTGCCCGCCACGCAGATGCGAAGCGGGAAGCTGAAGGGCGAACGGCTCTGGATCGATGCCCGCGAGCTGTTGCCCGAACTGCCCCTTGCCTTGATAAGTGATGGTTCCCCGATGCACGAGGCGGGTGTACCTGAACTTGTGGAAGAGGAACACCTGCGCCTGCTCGATGACATCAACCTGCTTTACGTGGCCTTCACCCGGCCCAAGCAGCGCCTATTGGCCTGCGCCCGCACCGACAAGGCCGACCCTGTCACGAAACAGCTCATCTCATGGCTCGAGCCCCAGTTGCAAGGCGAATGGTTCACGAGTGGCAGCGCATCGCCGCCGTGGCAGGCGCAACTGGCGCCCAGCGTTGAGGTGCTGCGCGCGAGCACGTACACAACGCCGCGCGATCTTCCCTTGCGATTCGAGGCCCCCGAATCCTGGGACCTGTCCGATCCCGACCCCCTGCGCCGCTACGGGATCCTGGTGCATGACGCGCTGAGCCGCGTGGCCATCGCCGATGATCTTCCCACGGCGCTCGGCGCCATGCTGCGCGAAGGCACCATCGATCAGGCCGAACGGGAGTCGCTCCATGCGCGCCTCGAGCCCCTGCTGCTATCCGATGCACTGGCGCCCTGGTTCGCGCCCGGGCTCCGCGTCCGCAACGAGGCCAGCATCATCACCGCCAACGGCCATGCGCTTCGCCCGGATCGGATCGTGCTCGATGGCAAGGCCGCGCGCGTGCTCGACATCAAGACCGGCGCCGCTTCGCCCAGCCACCACGACCAAGTGCGCGGCTACATGGAACTGCTCACCGAACTGGGCCATGCGCCGGTTGAAGGCGCCTTGCTCTACACGCGCGATGGCCGCGTTGAAATCGTTCATCCGCGATGA
- a CDS encoding GNAT family N-acetyltransferase — protein sequence MSIAFRTKPFDQLNARELHDLLKLRIDVFVVEQHCPYPELDGRDLEALHLLGHAADGGLIACARILPPSDDGMPRIGRVAVHEAHRAKGIAHALMRFALEEIEQRYGSKRSKLSAQSHLQAFYAKHGYSAVSDEYLEDGIPHVDMERREG from the coding sequence ATGAGCATCGCTTTCCGCACGAAGCCCTTCGATCAGCTCAACGCCCGCGAGCTGCATGACCTGCTGAAGCTGCGCATCGACGTGTTCGTGGTGGAGCAGCATTGCCCATACCCCGAGCTCGACGGCCGCGACCTGGAGGCACTGCACCTGCTCGGCCATGCCGCCGATGGCGGGTTGATCGCCTGCGCGCGCATACTCCCTCCAAGTGACGATGGAATGCCGCGGATCGGACGCGTGGCGGTGCATGAAGCGCATCGGGCCAAAGGCATCGCGCATGCACTGATGCGATTCGCCTTGGAGGAGATCGAGCAGCGCTACGGATCGAAGCGCTCGAAGCTCTCCGCGCAATCGCACCTGCAGGCCTTCTATGCGAAGCATGGCTACAGCGCCGTGAGCGATGAGTACCTGGAGGATGGGATACCGCACGTGGACATGGAGCGGCGGGAGGGGTGA
- a CDS encoding T9SS type A sorting domain-containing protein has protein sequence MTDFMGHLLLDLSTSPFGDTIQWFTDTIHADYAFIITLDDFVKSRTVDDLIVLRPEPDWDFTVFPNPSRQDVFLRFHREEPKDIILLDMAGRRIATHTSITSSMLRLTISELAKGPYFIRVTCGDQSKTKKLIIH, from the coding sequence ATGACAGACTTTATGGGCCACTTGCTGCTGGACCTGAGCACGTCGCCATTCGGGGACACCATCCAGTGGTTCACGGACACAATTCATGCGGATTATGCGTTCATCATCACCTTGGACGACTTCGTGAAGAGCCGGACCGTCGATGACCTGATAGTACTTCGCCCAGAACCAGACTGGGACTTCACCGTATTCCCGAATCCATCACGGCAGGATGTCTTCCTTCGCTTTCATCGTGAAGAACCAAAGGACATCATCCTTCTTGATATGGCTGGCAGGCGCATCGCGACTCACACGAGCATCACCAGCAGCATGCTCCGATTAACCATATCTGAACTGGCCAAGGGCCCATACTTCATCCGGGTCACATGCGGGGACCAATCGAAGACGAAGAAACTCATCATTCATTGA
- a CDS encoding T9SS type A sorting domain-containing protein translates to MAPLWAKRFSDPGSFRFIKELPSGDLLAGFDMPTAGASVARLDASGNFIWCKSYMRPLGRMHDAIVESDSSFVITGFTSTAPSANLFMMELDGEGEVQWCRGYGSGAYEWYTPQWSQLERTLDGNYAVLATLGQGGFFFRPFLMKTDLNGDTLWSRSMGADGYIYHTRDLLVASDGGYVFSGIVWGDLPDMNTGLPYIFKTDSLGQFSCLSRSHTVQLYDLFPTDSSFTLTSTDGATMHQAFVSDTTVAPLTVYDACEVANAFRPYPDYKRERLRVRPNPNDGRFTMTVPAPMSVSALTAERYYSVYNAQGKLLFQRPMPQGQSTEEIDLSHFGAGTYVVRFTDKEGSCYERVVVE, encoded by the coding sequence ATGGCCCCGCTCTGGGCAAAGCGGTTCAGCGACCCTGGCAGCTTCCGTTTCATCAAGGAACTTCCAAGCGGCGACCTGCTCGCGGGCTTCGACATGCCCACAGCAGGCGCCTCGGTGGCACGCTTGGATGCCAGCGGCAACTTCATCTGGTGCAAGAGTTATATGCGGCCATTAGGAAGGATGCATGATGCTATCGTGGAATCGGACAGCTCCTTCGTCATCACGGGCTTCACCAGCACCGCTCCAAGCGCGAACCTCTTCATGATGGAACTGGATGGCGAGGGCGAAGTGCAATGGTGCCGCGGCTACGGCAGCGGCGCTTATGAATGGTACACGCCACAATGGTCGCAGTTGGAGCGCACCCTCGACGGCAACTACGCGGTGCTGGCCACCTTAGGCCAAGGCGGCTTCTTCTTCCGACCTTTCCTCATGAAGACCGATTTGAACGGCGATACGCTCTGGTCGCGCTCCATGGGCGCCGACGGATACATCTACCACACCCGTGATTTACTCGTGGCCTCCGATGGTGGATACGTCTTCAGTGGCATTGTCTGGGGTGATCTGCCCGACATGAACACCGGGCTGCCGTACATCTTCAAGACTGATTCACTCGGCCAATTCTCCTGTTTGAGCCGCTCACACACGGTCCAGCTCTACGATCTCTTCCCTACCGATAGCAGCTTCACGCTCACCTCTACCGATGGCGCCACCATGCACCAGGCTTTTGTTAGCGATACCACTGTCGCGCCGCTCACTGTTTATGACGCCTGCGAGGTGGCCAATGCCTTCCGCCCCTACCCAGACTACAAGCGCGAGCGCCTGCGTGTGCGCCCCAACCCGAACGATGGCCGCTTCACCATGACCGTTCCGGCGCCAATGAGCGTAAGCGCACTCACGGCCGAGCGCTACTACAGCGTGTACAACGCTCAAGGCAAATTGCTCTTCCAGCGCCCCATGCCCCAAGGCCAAAGCACGGAGGAGATCGACCTCTCGCACTTCGGGGCGGGCACCTACGTGGTGCGTTTCACCGACAAAGAGGGAAGCTGCTACGAAAGAGTGGTGGTGGAGTAG
- the recR gene encoding recombination protein RecR, protein MPLSSALLDHAVDQLATLPGIGRRTAMRLALELLRREPQEVARFTEAIRRMREELRRCTVCCNISDEEQCAICRDPRRDSGLICVVEDIRDVIAIEATRQFNGLYHVLGGVISPMEGIGPDDLNTKELIERAGAGAEASGSPVREVVLALGGTLEGDTTAFYLHKRLSAFGVLVTTIARGISVGSNLDQADEATLGRSIVDRKPYEQLMKR, encoded by the coding sequence ATGCCCCTCTCCTCCGCCCTGCTCGACCACGCTGTGGATCAATTGGCCACCTTGCCCGGCATCGGCCGGCGCACGGCCATGCGGCTGGCCTTGGAGCTGCTGCGCCGCGAGCCGCAGGAGGTGGCGCGCTTCACCGAGGCCATCCGCCGCATGCGCGAGGAGCTGCGCCGCTGCACCGTGTGCTGCAACATCAGCGATGAGGAGCAATGCGCCATCTGCCGCGACCCGCGCCGCGACAGCGGACTGATCTGCGTGGTGGAGGACATCCGCGATGTGATCGCGATCGAGGCCACGCGGCAATTCAATGGCCTGTACCACGTTCTCGGCGGCGTGATCAGCCCCATGGAGGGCATCGGCCCCGACGACCTGAACACCAAGGAACTGATCGAGCGAGCGGGCGCCGGCGCAGAAGCGTCCGGATCGCCGGTGCGCGAGGTGGTGCTCGCGCTCGGCGGCACCTTGGAGGGCGATACCACCGCCTTCTACCTGCACAAGCGGCTCTCCGCCTTCGGCGTGCTGGTCACCACCATCGCGCGCGGCATCAGCGTGGGGTCGAACCTGGATCAGGCCGATGAGGCCACCCTCGGCCGGAGCATCGTGGACCGGAAGCCGTACGAGCAATTGATGAAGCGATGA
- a CDS encoding glycosyltransferase yields the protein MKLSVIIVNYNVRAYLEQCLRTVFKALEGIEGEVFVVDNQSTDGSVEMVRGKFPQVKLIANTENVGFSRANNQAIRASIGEHVLLLNPDTVVGEDVFRKVLGFLDAHPKAGGLGVRMIDGTGQFLPESKRGLPTPAVAFYKIIGLTRLFPRSRVFGRYHLGHLPEHEAAPIEILSGACMFLRKKTLDEVGLLDESFFMYGEDIDLSYRITLGGYENWYYPEARIIHYKGESTKKSSVNYVFVFYNAMAIFAQKHFTRRRTDVLGLLITGSIYLSAAGAIVMRFLRRALLPMADAAIGFMLLFAFAMAMGKAPAFMAKVQELWVPFAASLAMIGLVGGYDLPVRLVNVLKATAAVFIALLLWFRPFGASNFLEEFMQEIEWSIIGLWTITVLVACLASRLLLHAIGTKPFSLRTLDRKRVLAIGAPDERKRALALLWQTHFGLGRQKQLDPEVSAQADADALIRRKIRKHGIDEVVFCAKNLPWGRIIGLIEDLRSTRAMFKIAQPGSEHIIGPNSVESLQDLDIMEPHAVSGDGARRAKRLFDVCATVVLLAGIPFACWFVRNKAGLLRNAWHVLLGRKSWVGYYPGTERTPRLPALRAGVLDPLGAADHATATMAKRANIAYAKDYSALNDLGLLLRGFRKLGAA from the coding sequence ATGAAGCTCAGCGTCATCATCGTCAACTACAATGTGCGGGCGTACCTGGAGCAATGCCTGCGCACGGTGTTCAAGGCGCTTGAGGGCATCGAGGGCGAAGTGTTCGTGGTGGACAACCAGAGCACGGACGGCAGCGTGGAGATGGTGCGCGGGAAATTCCCGCAGGTGAAGCTGATCGCGAACACGGAGAACGTGGGCTTCAGCCGAGCGAACAACCAGGCCATACGCGCCAGCATCGGTGAGCACGTGCTGCTGCTCAACCCCGACACCGTGGTGGGCGAGGATGTCTTCCGCAAGGTGCTAGGCTTCCTCGATGCGCACCCGAAGGCCGGCGGGCTGGGCGTGCGCATGATCGATGGCACCGGGCAGTTCCTGCCCGAGAGCAAGCGCGGGCTGCCCACGCCGGCGGTGGCCTTCTACAAGATCATCGGCCTCACGCGCCTTTTCCCGCGCAGTCGCGTGTTCGGGCGCTACCACCTGGGCCATCTGCCGGAGCACGAGGCCGCCCCCATCGAAATCCTCTCCGGAGCGTGCATGTTCCTGCGGAAGAAGACCCTCGACGAAGTGGGCCTGCTCGATGAGAGCTTCTTCATGTACGGTGAGGACATCGACCTGAGCTACCGCATCACCCTGGGCGGCTACGAGAACTGGTACTACCCGGAGGCGCGCATCATCCATTACAAGGGAGAGAGCACCAAGAAGAGCAGCGTGAACTACGTGTTCGTGTTCTACAATGCCATGGCCATCTTCGCCCAGAAGCACTTCACCCGCCGCCGCACCGATGTGCTTGGCCTGCTGATCACCGGCAGCATCTACCTCAGTGCGGCCGGCGCCATCGTCATGCGCTTCCTGCGGCGCGCGCTGCTGCCCATGGCCGATGCGGCGATCGGCTTCATGCTGCTCTTCGCCTTCGCGATGGCGATGGGGAAAGCGCCCGCCTTCATGGCCAAGGTCCAGGAGTTGTGGGTCCCATTCGCGGCTTCCCTGGCCATGATCGGCCTGGTGGGCGGCTACGACCTGCCGGTGCGCTTGGTGAACGTGCTGAAGGCCACGGCCGCGGTCTTCATCGCACTGCTTCTCTGGTTCCGGCCCTTCGGCGCGAGCAACTTCCTGGAGGAGTTCATGCAGGAGATCGAATGGTCGATCATCGGGCTCTGGACGATCACGGTGCTGGTGGCCTGCCTCGCATCGCGCCTGCTGCTGCACGCGATCGGCACCAAGCCCTTCAGCCTCCGCACGCTCGACCGCAAGCGCGTGCTCGCCATCGGTGCGCCGGATGAGCGGAAGAGAGCGCTGGCCTTGCTCTGGCAGACGCACTTCGGGCTTGGGCGACAGAAGCAGCTCGACCCGGAGGTCTCCGCCCAGGCCGATGCCGACGCCCTCATTCGCCGGAAGATCCGGAAGCACGGGATCGACGAGGTGGTGTTCTGCGCGAAGAACCTCCCGTGGGGTCGGATCATCGGGCTCATTGAGGACCTGCGATCCACGCGCGCGATGTTCAAGATCGCCCAGCCCGGCAGCGAGCACATCATCGGGCCCAACAGCGTGGAGAGCCTGCAGGACCTGGACATCATGGAGCCGCACGCCGTGAGCGGCGACGGCGCACGGCGCGCCAAGCGGCTCTTCGACGTGTGCGCAACCGTGGTGCTCCTGGCCGGCATTCCGTTCGCCTGCTGGTTCGTGAGGAACAAGGCCGGGCTCTTGCGCAACGCCTGGCACGTGCTGCTGGGGCGCAAGAGCTGGGTGGGCTATTACCCCGGCACGGAGCGCACCCCGCGGCTGCCGGCGCTGCGCGCTGGCGTGCTCGATCCCTTGGGCGCTGCGGACCATGCCACCGCCACCATGGCCAAGCGCGCCAACATCGCGTACGCCAAGGATTACAGCGCGCTGAACGACCTTGGCTTGCTGCTGCGCGGCTTCCGGAAACTGGGCGCCGCCTAG
- a CDS encoding 2-oxo acid dehydrogenase subunit E2, whose product MSAIEILLPKMGESVAEATITKWLKKPGDAVAADEPIVEIATDKVDSEVPAPEAGVLSEQLVKEGDVVKVGQPIARIGSAAGGGTSPAPAAASAAAPAPTKAAATPASVSASNGHAASAPAVVAGPVARTGPSGKFYSPLVRTIAQSEGISMAELEAIAGTGEGGRVTKKDILGYLPNRGSAPVPVSAPSAPTPAAAPAQTGSPAPASAPALVPAAGDEIIEMDRMRRLIADHMVMSKRTSPHVTSFVEADVTNLVLWRDKVKKAFEQREGEKLTFTPVFIMAIVQAIKEMPMVNVQVDGYNIIRKRDINIGMAAALPTGNLIVPVIRNADQLNLVGLAKKVNDLANRARAGKLLPDEVTGGTYTVTNVGTFGNVLGTPVINQPQVAIMATGAIRKKPAVIETPAGDMIGIRHQMFLSHSYDHRVVDGALGGRFVRRVADILEGWSMDQPW is encoded by the coding sequence ATGTCAGCAATCGAGATCCTGCTGCCCAAGATGGGCGAGAGCGTGGCCGAGGCCACCATCACCAAATGGCTGAAGAAACCCGGCGATGCCGTTGCCGCTGATGAGCCCATCGTGGAGATCGCTACCGATAAGGTGGACAGCGAAGTGCCGGCACCGGAAGCGGGCGTGCTCAGTGAGCAATTGGTGAAGGAAGGCGATGTGGTGAAGGTGGGCCAGCCGATCGCGCGCATCGGATCGGCAGCCGGAGGCGGAACGTCCCCTGCACCCGCAGCAGCCTCCGCAGCAGCGCCTGCGCCAACAAAAGCTGCGGCCACCCCGGCTTCCGTTTCCGCAAGCAACGGTCACGCAGCATCGGCACCCGCCGTGGTTGCTGGTCCGGTGGCGCGCACAGGCCCCAGCGGCAAGTTCTACAGCCCTTTGGTGCGCACCATCGCGCAGAGCGAAGGCATCAGCATGGCTGAACTGGAGGCCATTGCCGGCACCGGTGAAGGCGGTCGCGTGACCAAGAAGGACATCCTGGGCTACCTGCCGAACCGCGGCTCGGCGCCTGTTCCGGTCTCGGCCCCTTCCGCGCCGACGCCCGCAGCCGCCCCAGCGCAAACCGGATCACCTGCGCCTGCCTCGGCTCCGGCCCTGGTGCCTGCCGCTGGCGATGAGATCATCGAAATGGACCGCATGCGCCGCTTGATCGCCGATCACATGGTGATGAGCAAGCGCACCAGCCCGCATGTGACCAGCTTCGTGGAGGCCGATGTGACCAACCTGGTGCTCTGGCGCGACAAGGTGAAGAAGGCCTTCGAGCAGCGCGAAGGCGAGAAGCTCACCTTCACGCCGGTCTTCATCATGGCCATCGTGCAAGCGATCAAGGAGATGCCCATGGTGAACGTGCAGGTCGATGGCTACAACATCATCCGCAAGCGCGACATCAACATCGGCATGGCTGCTGCGCTGCCCACGGGCAACCTGATCGTGCCTGTGATCCGCAACGCCGACCAATTGAACCTGGTGGGCCTGGCCAAGAAGGTGAACGACCTGGCCAACAGGGCCCGCGCAGGGAAATTGCTGCCCGATGAAGTGACCGGCGGCACGTACACGGTGACGAATGTGGGCACCTTCGGCAATGTGCTCGGCACCCCGGTGATCAACCAGCCCCAAGTGGCGATCATGGCCACGGGCGCCATCCGGAAGAAACCCGCCGTGATCGAGACCCCCGCCGGCGACATGATCGGCATCCGCCATCAGATGTTCCTCAGCCATAGCTACGACCATCGGGTGGTGGATGGCGCACTCGGCGGCCGTTTCGTGCGCCGCGTGGCCGACATCCTCGAAGGCTGGTCCATGGACCAGCCTTGGTGA